The following proteins come from a genomic window of Diprion similis isolate iyDipSimi1 chromosome 8, iyDipSimi1.1, whole genome shotgun sequence:
- the LOC124409196 gene encoding vacuolar protein sorting-associated protein 37A encodes MLSRIFRGENENASVKRKRQIDTLKIFNDNVVELREDVEYQVQFDAGDRRMAIMVSLSPEFPLEKPVLRVSPPINHPWCNEHNEIISAPGLLNFTVHSDLGRVVQAIIREFSKNPPKLIEDSPPPVSSVCHRDLNDRVSPSYALQQQYPEIPSTSYNSYYNTHYPQYSSSSTNTNNTVYNYNYTNSGNTYAIESQAKSFASTSHLSTYSPSSTSNSLHSTKAPCCSSNQYANTPYLNSHYGGTNYGQTTQTNVRSKTPQCSEFPELNDMSTEELQKLGDDVDRLDEFLEKHSQIKDLNTTVEDAIDWVENTARANLLKESELEELRNQVAEKAERVTILKARYDQLNQNYNKLSEVFTPDHIKNCLKHAADESHEKSEAIAEDFLNRKIDVERFLSTYVECRKLGQARRTKEEKLAHQLNELKRAGY; translated from the exons ATGTTATCGCGAATATTCCGTGGAGAAAATGAGAATGCCTCTGTTAAGAGAAAGCGGCAAATTGACACCCTGAAAATCTTTAACGATAA tgtAGTCGAGCTAAGAGAGGATGTGGAGTACCAAGTTCAGTTTGATGCAGGGGATAGGCGAATGGCTATCATGGTCTCCCTCTCGCCTGAATTTCCCCTAGAAAAACCTGTTCTCAGAGTATCTCCTCCGATTAATCATCCATGGTGCAATGAGCACAATGAAATCATCAGTGCTCCGGGACTACTAAAT TTTACGGTACACAGCGACCTTGGCAGGGTGGTCCAAGCCATCATTAGAGAGTTCAGCAAAAACCCACCGAAACTTATAGAAGATAGTCCACCGCCGGTCTCTTCCGTATGCCACAGAG ATTTGAATGATAGAGTATCGCCGTCCTATGCCCTACAACAACAGTACCCCGAGATACCGTCGACTTCGTATAATTCTTATTACAACACCCACTACCCACAATATTCGTCGTCAAGTACAAATACGAACAACACGGTTTACAATTATAACTACACAAACTCGGGTAACACATATGCGATAGAGAGTCAAGCTAAGTCCTTTGCTTCGACTTCCCATCTTTCTACTTACTCACCAAGTTCAACCAGTAATTCTTTACACAGTACTAAAGCTCCGTGTTGTTCCTCCAATCAATATGCCAATACCCCTTATCTCAATTCGCATTATGGTGGTACAAATTATGGACAAACGACACAGACTAACGTCAGGTCCAAAACACCTCAGTGCTCAGAATTTCCAGAATTGAATGATATGAGTACAGAGGAATTGCAAAAACTCGGTGATGATGTCGATAGATTAGACGAATTTTTGGAGAAGCATTCCCAGATAAAGGATCTCAATACCACAGTAGAAGACGCCATCGATTGGGTTGAAAATACAGCTA ggGCAAACCTGCTAAaggaatctgaactcgaagaACTTAGAAATCAAGTAGCGGAGAAAGCTGAAAGAGTAACGATTCTAAAAGCTAGATATGACCAGCTTAATCAGAACTACAATAAATTGTCAGAAGTGTTCACGCCAGACCACATAAAGAACTGCTTAAAACATGCGGCTGACGAAAGCCATGAAAAGAGTGAAGCGATTGCTGAAGATTTtttgaacagaaaaattgacgtcGAACGTTTTTTGAGCACTTACGTAGAATGTCGAAAGCTTGGTCAGGCGCGCCGAACTAAGGAAGAAAAGTTAGCTCACCAATTGAACGAACTGAAACGGGCTGGTTACTAA
- the LOC124409194 gene encoding actin-related protein 8 — protein sequence MPVFQESCAEQIQAQTIIIIHPGSMNLRMGRASDLNPNVLLNAVARKRLQGGLAYKDPFFPSQVPKTKELTQAMEESRLQVSHTLQSCLQSDGRRRYATPPQQIAAFNRRSNPETLSPSGGEWIKTDEEVVVGDDILSLNPEADFNIHFPYKRGELNVHSGPGGSLRAVLANLKIIWEHVLTKKMNVPLKDLRHYRAVLVVPDIYNRHYLKELTTLLLCEMGFGGCFLLQDHVAATFGAGLGYACVVDVGDQKTSVSCVEDGISHRNTRVRMDFGGADITQTFFWLLQKCAFPYKTCNASNRLDALLLDQLKRDFCHVDLNVCGSQEKTFIVRQPKIPTEKYTLQVGDECLVAPLSLFQPELFKVTGMHTVHTQKRSMGDSEDPHDENYLRETSRRGAKENLEQTLEMPEEVATPAVTGEEEVVVDAVDSAPISLGIRDLDTPRDFVVGPQQLLGLDHAVLQSIDRCPTDDLKRKMYSCILVVGSGMKFQGIGMWLHNRISLQIPYMYRAEQLDIITQPKEMDPGMTAWKGAAILSCLESAQELWIGRQEWEQIGVRILRERAPFMW from the exons ATGCCAGTTTTCCAGGAATCATGTGCCGAG CAAATACAGGCGCagacgataataattatacatccaGGATCGATGAATCTTCGCATGGGTCGAGCCTCTGATCTAAATCCCAATGTTCTCCTTAATGCCGTCGCAAGGAAGAGGCTGCAAGGAGGATTGGCATATAAAGATCCCTTCTTTCCATCTCAGGTTCCTAAA ACCAAGGAGCTCACGCAAGCAATGGAGGAATCTCGTCTTCAAGTTTCTCACACTCTACAATCCTGTCTGCAGTCTGACGGAAGAAGAAGATACGCAACACCTCCACAGCAAATAGCTGCTTTCAATCGAAGATCGAATCCAGAAACCCTTTCACCGTCCGGCGGAGAATGGATAAAAACCGATGAAGAAGTGGTTGTGGGTGATGATATTCTATCCCTCAATCCAGAGGcagatttcaatattcatttcCCATACAAGAGAGGGGAATTGAATGTTCACTCGGGACCCGGAGGAAGCCTTAGAGCTGTTTTAGCAAATCTAAAGATAATCTGGGAACatgttttaacaaaaaaaatgaacgtccCCTTGAAAGATCTACGCCATTATCGAGCAGTGCTTGTTGTCCCCGATATTTACAACAGACATTACTTGAAAGAGTTGACAACCCTTCTTTTGTGTGAAATGGGCTTCGGAGGATGTTTTCTGTTACAG GATCACGTTGCAGCTACGTTTGGTGCTGGTTTAGGATATGCCTGCGTTGTTGATGTTGGAGATCAAAAAACGTCAGTTTCCTGTGTAGAAGATGGAATTTCTCACAGAAATACGCGAGTACGGATGGACTTTGGAGGCGCAGATATTACACAAACGTTTTTCTGGCTCTTACAAAAGTGTGCATTTCCCTATAAAACTTGCAATGCATCCAACAGGCTCGATGCATTGCTTCTAGACCAATTGAAGAGGGATTTTTGTCACGTCGATTTGAATGTCTGTGGATCCCAAGAAAAGACATTCATTGTTCGACAACCTAAAATCCCAACCGAGAAGTACACATTGCAG GTTGGCGATGAATGCCTAGTGGCACCTCTGAGTTTATTTCAACCAGAGTTGTTTAAAGTTACTGGAATGCACACTGTCCATACACAAAAACGCTCGATGGGAGATTCAGAAGATCCacatgatgaaaattatttacgagAGACAAGC AGACGTGGAGCAAAGGAGAATTTGGAGCAGACATTAGAAATGCCCGAGGAAGTTGCTACGCCAGCTGTGACAGGCGAGGAAGAGGTCGTCGTTGATGCCGTTGATTCGGCGCCGATTAGTTTGGGGATTCGCGACTTAGATACCCCACGAGATTTCGTTGTTGGTCCCCAGCAACTTTTGGGGCTCGATCATGCTGTTCTACAAAGTATCGATCGATGCC CAACTGATGATTTGAAACGTAAAATGTACAGTTGCATATTGGTAGTTGGATCTGGAATGAAGTTCCAGGGAATAGGAATGTGGCTGCACAATAGAATATCCTTGCAAATTCCGTACATGTACAGGGCTG AGCAACTCGACATTATAACACAACCCAAGGAAATGGACCCAGGGATGACAGCTTGGAAGGGTGCTGCGATATTGAGTTGTTTAGAATCAGCACAAGAGTTGTGGATTGGTCGTCAAGAATGGGAGCAAATTGGTGTCAGAATTTTAAGAGAGAGAGCCCCATTTATGTGGTGA